The Nymphaea colorata isolate Beijing-Zhang1983 chromosome 5, ASM883128v2, whole genome shotgun sequence DNA segment TTTGGTTCTCATCAAAACTTGCAGTCTTTCTTCATTGGAGGTGGGGCGCAACGACAGTCGGTGCTTGCGGGATTCGACTCCAGGATACTCTCTACCGCATTCAATGTTGGTGATACATAGTCGATTTCTTTAGTTTCTGAAAAACTAACACGCGTTTCCAGATTCTCTAATCTCGACCTGCCTAATCGTTTATGGCCGAGATATCGAAATTACTCCTAGGCTAGCTATTATGATTTGGCATGTCATAAATTCATAATACTGCTTCAGTGACGAAGATCCATTGTCAGTACTTCAATAACATGATTGGCAGACAATTCTGATATTTCTCACTTCAGACTTACGAGTCTGTTCTTAGATCacttcaaaccatatatagtTTTTTTGGTAATGCTGATTCGCATATGGTGATGGAAGGTATCGGAGGAGGAGCTGAGCTCGCTGTTTCGAGGGCAGAAGGAAGGTCCCATCATCTACGTCGAAAGAGGCAGGGACGAGCCCAGGACGTGGGAGTCCGCGATGAGACTCCGCCAGCAGAGCTTGCCCTCGCATCACCACCATGATGACGACAGGGACGAAGATGATGAAGACCGGGACacagaggaagaggaggaggacgTGGTGGTCTGGGCGTGGAGGAAACTGCTGAGTGCCGTCGTAGGCAAGAAGGCAGATGGACGGAAGTCGGCCATGAAATCCGCCGCTGCCGCCGATACTTACAATCTGTACGAGAGGCAGCACGACTTCGAGAACGCGTACGGGTGGAGCGTGGCTGTGAATGAGAACGTCTACCCGTCGCTCCGCCACTCCGACATCGGCGTCTACCTCGTCAACCTCACCGCTGTACTGTTCTCCCTCACCAATATCTTCTCTGCTCTGCCCTTCCTTCACCGTTTCTTTGTATAGATGACGGCTAGATTTGCAGCTTAAAGAGCCAGTTTCTACAGTTTTCATCACATGTTCAAGGCTAACTGGTGATCTTACGAGATGGTGGTGTTGGGTGCAGGGGTCGATGATGGCTCCCCACTTGAATCCGGAGGCGACGGAGTACGGCGTGGTGCTGCGCGGCAGCGGCAGCGTCCACATCGTCTTCCCGAACGGGTCGGCGGCGGCGGAGGTGGCGGTGAAGGAGGGCGACGTCTTCTGGGTGCCGCGCTTCTTCCCCTTCTGTCAGGTGGCCTCGAGGGGAGGGCCCTTGGAGTTCTTCGGCTTCACGACGTCGGCGAGGGACAACCAGCCGCGCTTCCTGGCCGGTGCCAACTCGGTGATGCAGGAAATGAAGGGGCCGGAGCTCGCGGCGGCGATGGGGCTGAGGCAAAGCGAGCTCGACCGCCTCGCGCAGGCTCAGCGCCAATCCGTCATCCTTCCCCCTTCGTCCCGCTCTTACGTCTCCGTGTAGACGCCTGGCGCATGggctttcctttcctttttattgtaccctcctttttcttgtttgcgttttttctctttcaattttgtttgttatctttctttttctaagtCAAGGAAATTTTGTTCTTCCTACGAATGAGATTCACATTCATATAAGCACCTCAAGTTTGGGTTGGATCTAGCTTTTACTAGTGTTTTTCAGCTGATTAGGtgtagttggatttggatttagatctcgtCTTTTAAATTGACTCGGATTTTACTAGAAGTTGGGGCATTTATAAGTATTCAGGTTGGATCTACATTGGATTTCATTTGGGTATTAACTATTAATCGGGTTTGGATTTCAAGCTATGTATTCAATCTACTGCTTGCTAATTGGACTGAATTTCTTAGGCGAACTCCTGGCATAAGATCAACAAACTTGTTAACTGCATGGAACACAACTGAACTTGTTAGCAGGTCAGTGTTTGTCACTGAAAACAGGCTACGCTAATCTTCGTTTGGCTACTTTGGTAGTAGCAGGAATACTCTTAGTTGCAAAAAGCCCCTGACGTATACAGCTCTGGCGCTAATATCGTGCCAGAGCTCGAACAGCTGCTGCTCTTAGCGCCGGTGAGAAATATACTCTGGCGATAGAATTGCGTCAAAAGACGGATCGTTAACTGGCACAATAGACGCGCCACAGTAGGTCGAACCTGGCGTTTTGTTTATGGAGCACAGCGACACGGCTTCCCCATGGCAGGTGCGTGAAACAGATTCAAAAGCAAGCAAAAGAATTAAGATTGCCCCTACCAGAAACAGCCTTCCTGGATCTCTTGTTTAACGAGCTTTGAAactgagaaagaaaaagcaaaaggggCACAGAAACGCACTTCCTCCAGTTTCTGCACTAAAAACACTCTCAAATCAACAGATAAATGACCACAGAAAACGCAAAAGAGAAGACAGACTCACCTTCTTATAGAAGCTAGGGATTGCACCAGCTCCGCTATTCTTTTGCTGCCTTTCCTTGAAGATATGGAACAAGATCCTCTTCATTTCAAGTTCTGCAAGCGAAAAGAAAACCCACGCAGAGGAGAATCGCCATTCTCTTCTCTATTCCCAAATCAGATTCCGTATAAAAGTCCATTTCCTACCAAACAAGAACCAAAAGCTCataaagaataataaaaaaacatcagaGAACGGAGAATCGCCATTCTCTGCTGCATTCCCAAATCGGACGCCCTAATCCCTAGTCTCCATTCTCTGGTCTAATCCCAAACAAGATGCGCTAATCCCAAATCGAATGAGGAAAACCTTAAGCCCAAATCGAGTGAAGAAAACCCCAATTTAATCCAAGCTAATCAAAatactaaaacaaaaaaacatcgGCAAGAAGAAGTagacaaagggaaagaaagagaacaaacCGTGTGCATGATCGACGGCCGCTGCCCTTAACTatggggggaaaaaaaaaactcaatgaagaagaaggacaaaagAGCGTTTgcgagaaagagaaaaagccCTAAGTTGCATTTCTTTCCTGCCCAAAATGCAAGCACTTTGGCGGTAGGGGAAGATCGCCAGATTTGTCATCTTTATCACTTTCTGAAGCAACGCCAGAACCCTGATACTGGCGCTATGGGTAGGGCAGGTGCCACGGAATATATCTTTGGCACAAGGTGACATAGCGCCAGAGCTCTCTCATCGGCGCTTCCTCAGCAGGCACCATATGCGGTTAATTAGCTGATCAATTGCGGCGGTGATTAATCAAGCGCCAAATCCTCTAGTAGCGCTAGCTGTACTTAGCGCCAGAGGCCACTATGAACAACGACGCTTTTTCTTCTAGCGACAGAGATGAGAGTATTTTAGCGCCAAAATTATAATGGCAATCAACAGCTATAGGTTTGTTTAGTTCAGAGAACGACTTTCACTAAGGCAAGAGAACAAATCATCACGAAAGAAGTGTTGCAGTGGACAACTTCTATGCTGAAAAGGTAGGCTTGAACACGAGCCGGGGCGAGCTCGTGCTGTTGGCTCGACTCATAGAACTTTAATCTCAAGCTTAGCTCGAACTCGAATGTTTATGCTGTGCCAATGACTAAAACGTAAAcgtcctttttttctctcaaaccACGTATCTGATTggacatgtaaaaaaaaaatgaaactaaataGGATTATGATCTTACGAGATCAATCATTCATgaaaaaatacaatataaaaCCAAGGATAAAAACTACTTTTGGTCTAACTTCTAAGAAAATATGATCTCCAAAGGCTCATATCGTTAATTAACTGAAGAATAATGCACTGAATTCACGTTATAATCATTTTAGGAACTTATTCGACgaagataaaaatattttgtttgtaatttctaGCGAGACCATTCCAAGTGCACCTCATTACTACAACAAGAGCCTCACATAACGACAACCTACCTGTCAGCTTACTTGATTCTTACAATAAACATGTACAAGTTCAATTTTATCTGCATTTTACAggaaataatcaaataaaaataaatgcatataaaaaCCACATGTCCACGACCACAAATATATGCATAAGAATATTATAGTGCAAAGATTAatacaagtttaaaaaaatatgtactaTCGATATGACATTTATTTCATGATATTTAACCTGCGGATAAGCACATTTATGTGAAACTAAAACATAAACTGCACCTTTCTCAACCAGGAGAAATCCAGTCGAGCTTACAAGCAATTATAGTGATTATAGGCAGTCTTACATGTTTATTTGAGGGATAATCCATTACatgtgcaaataaaaaaaaaaaggaattataaCTGGCTATACTATAAATTAGATGCAAAATTACGTGAGAGTTTCTTCGCAAGCCAAGTTGCCATCTAATTCATCAAAAAGTACTGCATGTATCCATATAgtaaattacataaatttgaaatttttaagtATCTTAGTTGCCAAAATAAACATCAACACATAAATGAGACATCCATTAGTATAAAACATAAGAGTCAATTAACAAACaattataataacaaagaacTTGACGAACAAAGTTTGTTCAAGGCATACTTCTGTTAATACCTCATACATCAGACCACTATAATTTTTTTACTGAATCTCCTAAACAAACTAAAGTTTTCACCAACTTTGGTGTTAATCAAACACaactatcattaagaattcAACATCTTGTACTAAAAGCTTTTTTTGAAGCAACTGAAGTGATTGAAATTGATAATACATCACGTGTCATCTATGAAAGAATTTAGTAGTTAGATTTCTTATCCTTCCTCcattgaaaaatattaaatgaaTCGTCATCATCATACTTAATCAACCCATCTTCCAATAGATGTCATGCTCGGActtgaaaacttgaaaagaaacatTCTCATCTTTACCTAAGAACTTAAAAACGACTTACATCTATTGCATCAACTATGATTAGTAGCACTATGTCCACTAGAAGAACTACTTCATATAGTAGAAGTAGAACTCGAACTATTGGCATCCACTGCATTTTgagtttcatttcttttgacatAAGTCCAATAAAACTCTTGCAATATACTTTTTATCATTCcaacttatttttccttttcttcttttgactGACAATTTTTTGAGAAGAGAAATTCTGATCATATGAGTTTTATGGGTGGATCTAATATAGATTCAATGGTTATTAACAAGTTACTTGATTTAATTTctaatatttatcaaattttcttCCATCATGATTGTTGttgctttcaaaaattcatctttattttcaacctcttcatgtaatatttcttgaaaatcttcaaattttaagaaaaaataagtttattaTTAAATAAGTAGACCCAAAGTTATAACATAGATCATGAAAAACCTAATGAAAATACATAACTGctattttttctcaatcatcatGTCCAAGCAACGTGGATCTTTTTCATACTACATCTTGCAAAGACATTTTGCAAGCAAGTGTATTTTCTAACATAAAGTATTTAGAATTCTATCAAGTGGGtacatctaaaatgaaattCCTTATAATTGAATTTCCAACTCTCTTGCTGAAGCTGCAAATCTGAGTTTTGATGGTGAAACTTTGAGATACTTAATTATATTTCTAATGCTAATGATTTCATCTCTAATGACAATCAAACTATCTTACACCATCAAATTTAAGATATGTGCACAACATTGTACATAAAAAGTTTACCtccatatataaattttttgtccttttttttttcaatgttccCATTTAATTTTCATACAAGAACATTATTTGAAGATGCTTTGTCAACTGTAATGAACacgatttttcttttaaactccTATTTCGTAAGACGATTAGTAATGACAATTACTAAGAGGTTTCCAATATGAGGTGGCGCAACTTTAGTAAGATTAAGGATATgctttttcattctcttctgtttatcaataaaataaactCTTAATGACATACACCAAAGTTGTTGATTCAATATCCATATACATGTATTCAAAGCAATTTTATCGACATCcttcaaaatttctttcattttatcctTTTTTGTCTTCATATAAACCTATTGCATCTCTTAATAGTTACTCTTGAAACTAGCACCATGGGCTAACGCTACAAAAAGTCCTTTAGCTGACGTGTTTTCTTGGACGAAAATGATGCAACATACCATTTCTGGCATCCTTTCTTTAGACGTTAGTGAATTTAAAGCCAGCCCCAAGCAGGCTTCGACGACGTTTTGTGGCGCATCAGAGAAAGTTCATCTTTATTAACCTTTCCCGTCCTGCAATAGAGAAAATCTATCTTTACTGAAGCGAAGGTAGCTAgtaaaaaaagggaaggagaaaaggaatacaaaaagaaaggtGCAGTCTatggcaaaagaaaagaattcaCTACAATAAAGTTACACGACAAGTAGTAGCTGTTTTTCTATATGAGAAAGTTGTTTCATAGTTAGAGAAGTGACTCTACTTGGATACTTGATAtcgaggcatccaatcatgccACATATTGTAAAAACTTGTTCTCATTGTTGTATTAGGGATGTTTGAATTGCAATGTCCAACTTAAAAGTGTGACATAATGCATTTCATGCTGAGATTTCGATCAGGCAATGTAGTGAGTATGGTATATCGGTTTGATTACTGATACAACAtatctgctatatatatatatatatatatatatatgagagagagagaaaggagctACATATGGGCAGGTGggagcagttgcccacaccttttgaattaaaaaaacgttaaaatatgttcaaatgatttagaaaatgaaaaagaggaatATGAACCCTTATTGATATTAATAGCGACGAATTCAATGGACCAAACTCGGGACGGGCCGGACGGCTTTGAGATTTACAAAAATCTTGCTCAACATCTCAGAATCTGATATTGATAtgcatttgaatttggtttCCTTTCTTTAAATCATATCTATGACATTTTGATTCTACAGTACGTGCTAATCTCTCCTCTCTATAAGCAAGCGATGTATAATCAGGTTGGTTTGATTTTGAAGGGTGTTATCTTAATGGTATTGAAGACTGGTGCTTTAGATTGATGGTTGTTGCTTTTGATGCTAATGTGGTTGGGTCTTAGTCAGGGGCGTGGGCTATGgccccacctaaaaaaaaaaatttacatgtaaaatttgaaaaaaatttacttgttatatataaaagttttaaaaaatgacatttcgaCTCACgttgaaatttaaaaaactttaattcaaccttACTCATGAAAGATTCTAGCTTTGCTTCTCGtcttagtctctctctctctttcttggatttaaatattttaaaaaatgaagacatGAGTAACGAGGAACGGAAATAATGAATCAATTTTTCGTCCGGTATTTGGGCTCCCCTCAATAACAAGAGGTGGTATCTTCTAAAACCCCAAAAGATAATTTTGTGGAATGAGAACACGAAAATAAGTGACCGAACACCCACAAGGAATTGGGTGACTTTGTTGGTC contains these protein-coding regions:
- the LOC116255294 gene encoding vicilin-like seed storage protein At2g28490; translated protein: MMTTMEVFRRRVSVVPLLLLLCVCIPMTMARRGGQDDQEEMSSIWSQGGDIFVLRRLKKVYKTEAGEMSVVRGVSSKGSPRELRIGFITMEPRSLFVPQYMNANLILFVRRGQMKVGSIQKDGLVEKELKTGDVYRISSGSTFYLENISEGQRLNIICSLDTTEALGSEVLQSFFIGGGAQRQSVLAGFDSRILSTAFNVSEEELSSLFRGQKEGPIIYVERGRDEPRTWESAMRLRQQSLPSHHHHDDDRDEDDEDRDTEEEEEDVVVWAWRKLLSAVVGKKADGRKSAMKSAAAADTYNLYERQHDFENAYGWSVAVNENVYPSLRHSDIGVYLVNLTAGSMMAPHLNPEATEYGVVLRGSGSVHIVFPNGSAAAEVAVKEGDVFWVPRFFPFCQVASRGGPLEFFGFTTSARDNQPRFLAGANSVMQEMKGPELAAAMGLRQSELDRLAQAQRQSVILPPSSRSYVSV